A window of Dickeya zeae NCPPB 2538 contains these coding sequences:
- a CDS encoding type B 50S ribosomal protein L31 — MKVGIHPNYRTVLFHDTSENVFYKIGSTIKTDRTYEYEGETYPYVTIDVSSASHPYYTGKQKEYAKEGSAARFQQRFGRFLKS; from the coding sequence ATGAAAGTGGGTATCCACCCTAACTACCGTACTGTGCTGTTCCACGATACCAGTGAGAATGTGTTCTATAAAATCGGCTCCACCATCAAAACTGACCGGACTTACGAATACGAGGGGGAAACCTACCCATACGTTACTATCGACGTCTCCTCCGCGTCTCACCCGTATTACACCGGCAAACAGAAAGAATACGCCAAAGAAGGGAGCGCAGCGCGCTTTCAACAGCGTTTCGGCCGCTTTCTCAAATCGTAA
- a CDS encoding efflux RND transporter permease subunit, producing the protein MAKFFIDRPIFAWVIAIMVMLTGTLAILKLPIAQYPTIAPPAVQITATYPGADAKTLQDTVTQVIEQNMNGIDKLLYMSSNSDSSGTVQITLTFDADANPDIAQVQVQNKLQLAMPLLPQEVQQQGVSVQKSSSSFLMVLGFVSDDNSVTQQDIADFVGSSIKDPISRVRGVGDTQLFGAQYAMRIWLDPDKLNNYQLTTSDVVTAIQVQNNQIAAGQLGGTPPVPGQKLNASIIAQTRLNSPEQFGNILLKVNQDGSQVRLNNVARIELGGENYTTIARYNGRPASGLGIKLATGANALDTATAVKAEIAKLQPTFPAGLKVVYPYDTTPFVKISIYEVVKTLVEAIVLVFVVMYLFLQNFRATLIPTIAVPVVLLGTFAILSAFGYSINTLTMFAMVLAIGLLVDDAIVVVENVERVMSEEGLSPKEATRKSMGQIQGALVGIALVLSAVFIPMAFSGGSTGAIYRQFSITIVSAMVLSVLVALMLTPALCATILKPVPNHGEKKGFFGWFNRLFDKSTHHYTSSVANILRSTGRYVVVYLLVVASLGFAFTQIPSSFLPQEDQGVLLTMVQLPVGATQESTQKVLDQVSDYYLHNEKDNVKSVFTVNGFGFAGRGQNMGISFASLKDWDERKGAANKVDAIIGRAFGAFSQIKEAIVIPFNIPAIVELGTASGFDFELIDQNNLGHDKLMAARNQLLGMIAQHPDTLVRVRPNGMEDTPQYRLEIDQEKAQSLGVSIATINATLSTALGGTYVNDFIDRGRVKKVYVQADAKYRMLPSDIQKWYVRGTSNQMVPFSAFASAHWEYGSPRLERYNGLPSVELVGEAAPGKSTGEAMALMEELASQLPPGIGFDWTGMSYQERLAGNQAPALLVISAIVVFLCLAALYESWSIPFSVMLVVPLGVFGAVMAAGLRGMENDVYFKVGLLTTIGLSAKNAILIVEFAKDLMEKEGKGLVEATLEAVRMRLRPILMTSLAFILGVVPLVISTGAGSGAQNAVGTGVMGGMITATVLAIYFVPVFFVVVRRRFGKKKDDNEPHHEHSQTSH; encoded by the coding sequence ATGGCCAAGTTTTTCATAGATCGCCCGATTTTTGCCTGGGTCATCGCCATTATGGTGATGTTGACCGGGACACTGGCAATCCTGAAGTTGCCTATTGCGCAGTACCCGACCATCGCGCCACCGGCAGTTCAGATAACAGCGACCTACCCGGGGGCTGATGCGAAGACTCTGCAAGATACCGTCACGCAGGTGATCGAGCAGAACATGAACGGTATCGACAAATTGCTGTATATGTCCTCCAACAGTGATTCGTCAGGTACCGTGCAGATCACATTGACATTTGATGCCGATGCTAACCCGGATATTGCTCAGGTTCAGGTGCAGAACAAACTGCAACTGGCCATGCCTCTGCTGCCACAGGAAGTACAGCAGCAAGGCGTGAGCGTGCAGAAATCCAGCAGCAGCTTCCTGATGGTGTTAGGTTTTGTCAGCGATGACAATAGTGTCACCCAGCAGGATATCGCTGACTTTGTCGGTTCCAGCATCAAAGACCCAATTAGCCGTGTACGCGGTGTGGGCGATACACAGCTGTTCGGTGCACAGTACGCCATGCGTATCTGGCTTGATCCAGACAAGCTGAACAATTACCAGCTCACCACCAGCGATGTCGTTACGGCGATTCAGGTACAAAATAACCAGATAGCCGCAGGTCAGTTAGGCGGTACCCCGCCAGTGCCTGGCCAAAAGCTGAATGCCTCGATCATTGCGCAAACCCGGCTTAATTCACCGGAGCAGTTCGGCAACATTCTGCTTAAGGTCAATCAGGATGGTTCACAGGTTCGCCTGAATAACGTTGCCCGCATCGAACTTGGCGGAGAAAACTACACCACTATCGCTCGTTACAATGGCCGCCCGGCGTCTGGTTTGGGGATTAAGCTCGCCACTGGTGCTAACGCGCTGGATACCGCCACAGCGGTAAAAGCGGAAATCGCCAAATTGCAGCCGACGTTCCCTGCCGGTCTGAAAGTGGTTTACCCGTATGACACCACACCGTTCGTAAAAATCTCTATTTACGAAGTGGTGAAAACGCTGGTTGAAGCCATCGTGTTGGTGTTCGTGGTGATGTATCTGTTCTTGCAGAACTTCCGAGCCACACTGATTCCGACTATTGCCGTGCCAGTGGTATTGCTGGGGACGTTCGCCATCCTGTCCGCTTTCGGCTACTCGATTAACACGCTGACCATGTTCGCCATGGTGCTCGCCATCGGTCTGTTGGTGGATGACGCCATCGTCGTGGTCGAGAACGTAGAGCGTGTGATGTCGGAAGAGGGGCTATCTCCCAAGGAAGCAACCCGCAAATCCATGGGGCAGATTCAGGGCGCGCTGGTAGGTATTGCACTGGTACTGTCTGCGGTATTTATCCCAATGGCGTTCTCGGGCGGTTCGACCGGTGCTATCTACCGTCAGTTCTCCATCACCATCGTGTCCGCCATGGTGCTGTCGGTACTGGTAGCATTGATGCTGACACCGGCGTTGTGTGCGACTATCCTGAAGCCCGTGCCCAACCACGGTGAGAAAAAAGGTTTCTTCGGCTGGTTTAACCGTCTTTTCGATAAGAGTACCCATCACTACACCAGCAGTGTCGCCAATATTCTGCGTAGCACAGGCCGTTATGTGGTGGTGTATCTACTTGTGGTCGCGAGCCTGGGCTTTGCCTTTACTCAAATCCCCAGCTCCTTCCTGCCGCAAGAAGACCAGGGCGTATTGCTGACGATGGTTCAGTTGCCGGTAGGTGCCACTCAGGAAAGTACTCAGAAGGTGCTCGACCAGGTGAGTGACTACTACCTGCATAACGAGAAAGACAACGTAAAATCGGTCTTTACCGTTAACGGCTTCGGCTTCGCTGGTCGTGGTCAGAACATGGGGATATCCTTCGCCAGCCTCAAAGACTGGGATGAACGTAAAGGGGCAGCCAACAAAGTCGATGCCATTATCGGTCGTGCTTTTGGTGCCTTCTCGCAAATCAAAGAAGCGATTGTTATCCCGTTCAACATACCGGCTATTGTCGAGTTGGGTACCGCCAGTGGTTTTGACTTTGAGCTGATTGATCAGAATAACCTTGGTCACGATAAGCTCATGGCCGCCCGTAACCAGTTGCTGGGTATGATCGCCCAACATCCGGATACGCTGGTGCGAGTTCGTCCTAACGGGATGGAAGACACACCGCAATACCGCCTGGAAATTGATCAGGAAAAAGCACAATCACTCGGCGTATCGATTGCCACCATCAACGCCACACTGTCTACCGCACTCGGGGGCACATACGTCAACGACTTTATTGACCGTGGCAGGGTGAAAAAGGTGTACGTTCAGGCTGACGCCAAATACCGTATGCTGCCCAGCGATATCCAGAAATGGTATGTCCGTGGTACGTCCAATCAGATGGTACCGTTCTCAGCGTTTGCGTCGGCACACTGGGAATACGGTTCACCACGTCTGGAGCGTTATAACGGTCTGCCGTCAGTGGAACTGGTGGGTGAAGCGGCGCCTGGTAAGAGTACAGGGGAAGCGATGGCACTGATGGAAGAGTTGGCTTCGCAATTACCGCCAGGTATTGGTTTCGACTGGACGGGTATGTCCTATCAGGAACGACTGGCGGGTAACCAGGCACCGGCACTGCTCGTCATCTCAGCCATCGTGGTCTTCCTGTGCCTGGCGGCGTTGTATGAAAGCTGGTCAATACCTTTCTCGGTTATGCTGGTGGTTCCATTAGGCGTGTTCGGTGCTGTCATGGCGGCGGGCTTGCGCGGAATGGAAAACGACGTCTACTTCAAGGTGGGTCTGTTGACCACCATCGGTTTGTCCGCCAAGAACGCCATCCTGATCGTCGAGTTTGCCAAAGACCTGATGGAGAAAGAAGGAAAAGGCCTGGTAGAAGCTACGCTGGAAGCGGTGCGTATGCGTCTTCGTCCCATTCTGATGACATCGCTGGCGTTCATTTTGGGTGTGGTCCCGCTGGTCATCAGTACCGGTGCAGGTTCCGGCGCACAGAACGCGGTCGGTACCGGTGTAATGGGTGGGATGATCACCGCCACCGTATTGGCTATCTATTTCGTACCGGTGTTCTTTGTGGTCGTTCGCCGACGCTTCGGCAAGAAGAAAGACGACAACGAGCCGCATCACGAGCACTCACAAACCAGTCACTAA
- a CDS encoding efflux RND transporter periplasmic adaptor subunit — MNKNRRLTPLATMLMLSGGLVLTGCDNQASKGGAHQGGAPEVGTVTIKSQTLNITTELPGRTSAYRIAEVRPQVNGIILKRNFVEGSDVKAGTSLYQIDPATYQAQYNNAKAALSQAQANAEIAELTVKRYKPLLGTNYVSKQDYDQAVATARQNEAAVAAAKATLDSAQINLNYTRVTAPITGRVGKSTVTEGALVSNAQTTALTTIQQLDPIYVDVTQSTNDFLHLKKELESGALQQTNGKANVHLTLDNGMRYSQTGTLEFSDVTVDETTGSITLRAVFPNPDHNLLPGMFVRAQMDAGVNPNAILVPQQGVSRTPRGEATVMVVGEGDKVEVHPVTTGQALGDKWLITSGVKPGDRIIVTGLQKIRPGMQVKAQEVTAGNAQQQQPQSQPAKS; from the coding sequence ATGAATAAAAACAGAAGGCTTACGCCTCTGGCAACAATGCTGATGCTTTCTGGCGGCCTCGTACTCACAGGATGTGACAATCAGGCCTCTAAAGGGGGTGCCCATCAGGGGGGCGCACCGGAAGTCGGCACCGTTACGATAAAATCACAAACTCTGAATATCACCACGGAACTGCCGGGACGCACCAGCGCCTATCGTATTGCCGAAGTACGCCCTCAGGTAAATGGTATTATTCTCAAGCGTAACTTTGTTGAAGGCAGCGATGTCAAAGCGGGTACATCGCTGTACCAGATTGATCCGGCGACCTATCAGGCCCAGTACAACAACGCTAAGGCTGCCCTGTCTCAGGCTCAGGCGAATGCTGAAATTGCAGAGTTAACGGTTAAGCGCTACAAACCGCTGCTCGGCACCAATTACGTCAGTAAGCAGGATTACGATCAGGCTGTCGCGACGGCGCGCCAGAATGAAGCCGCCGTTGCTGCCGCCAAAGCGACGCTCGACAGCGCCCAGATCAACCTGAACTATACGCGCGTAACCGCCCCAATTACTGGCCGGGTAGGAAAATCCACCGTCACGGAAGGTGCTCTGGTTTCCAATGCCCAGACGACGGCGCTGACAACCATTCAGCAGTTGGATCCGATTTATGTGGATGTCACTCAATCCACTAACGATTTCCTGCATCTGAAAAAAGAGCTGGAAAGCGGTGCGTTACAACAAACCAATGGCAAAGCTAACGTTCATCTGACCCTGGATAACGGAATGCGCTATAGCCAGACCGGTACGCTGGAATTCTCTGACGTCACTGTCGACGAGACTACGGGCTCTATCACGCTGCGTGCAGTGTTCCCCAACCCGGATCACAACCTGTTGCCAGGCATGTTCGTTCGCGCACAAATGGATGCTGGCGTGAATCCGAATGCCATCCTGGTTCCACAGCAGGGCGTTAGCCGTACACCGCGTGGCGAAGCTACGGTGATGGTCGTTGGTGAAGGCGATAAAGTGGAAGTCCATCCTGTGACTACCGGTCAGGCGCTTGGCGATAAATGGCTTATCACCTCGGGCGTCAAACCGGGTGATCGCATCATCGTGACAGGCCTGCAAAAAATCAGACCGGGTATGCAGGTTAAAGCGCAGGAAGTGACCGCAGGCAATGCGCAGCAGCAGCAACCGCAGTCTCAACCCGCTAAGTCTTAA
- the acrR gene encoding multidrug efflux transporter transcriptional repressor AcrR — translation MARKTKQQAHETKLQIMDAAMRLFSEHGVSSTSLSDIATAAGVTRGAIYWHFKNKAELFDEIWTRSESKISDFEAEYQAKFPDDPLHVLRELLIYILRLTDSDSEWRSMMEIIFHKCEFADELLPTSNARKDLYFDCYNKIEVSLIKCILQGMLPADLNSRRTAVIIRAYLSGIMENWLFLPESFDLKNEAPYLVDGLIDMLRSSPALRQIGKSAI, via the coding sequence ATGGCACGAAAAACCAAACAACAGGCACATGAGACCAAACTCCAGATTATGGACGCGGCGATGCGTCTGTTTTCTGAGCATGGTGTTTCCTCAACATCATTGTCTGATATTGCGACCGCTGCTGGCGTGACACGTGGTGCTATTTACTGGCACTTCAAAAACAAAGCTGAACTGTTTGATGAGATATGGACGCGGTCCGAGTCCAAAATTTCTGACTTTGAAGCTGAGTATCAGGCAAAATTTCCTGACGATCCACTGCATGTGCTCAGAGAGTTGCTAATTTATATCTTGAGACTGACGGATTCCGATAGTGAGTGGCGATCGATGATGGAAATTATCTTTCATAAGTGTGAGTTCGCCGACGAGTTACTGCCTACATCCAATGCCCGTAAAGATCTCTACTTCGATTGCTATAACAAAATAGAAGTCTCGCTGATAAAGTGCATTTTGCAAGGCATGTTGCCAGCGGATCTTAATTCCCGGCGTACAGCGGTGATCATACGGGCTTATCTGTCGGGAATTATGGAAAACTGGTTGTTCCTGCCGGAAAGTTTCGATTTGAAGAATGAAGCGCCTTATCTGGTGGATGGGCTGATTGATATGCTGCGTAGCAGTCCTGCCCTGCGCCAGATAGGCAAGAGTGCCATATAA
- the mscK gene encoding mechanosensitive channel MscK — MKRCAAISGLFPISLRSFSDICSFIRAMSARCSRRCLPGIWVGLFGILLLQPALAAGNDLPSRAEIQNRLDMLNKQKSLTSVDKLSQQDLTQTLDVLDSIDRVRQETNQLKQQAAQAPAKLKQVNEDLVSLGGAAPVPQQSLEPLALKQLEARLNETLDDLQSAQENLSTYNSQLISLQTQPERVQSALYAASQRSQQLRTQLSGLDPSQEPLRPSQQVLLQAEQVLVGLQMEQQRKSLEVNTTLQDLLQKQRDYTAAQIGQLEHMVQTLQGVINNKRLTLSEKTAKEAQNSDELQRIQENPLVKAEMETNRQLSQRLIKATEAGNTLVQESIQVKNWLDRATQSERNLKEQITVLKGSLLLSRILYQQQQNLPSADAMSDISAQIADLRLEQFDINQQRDVLFRGDEYIQQLVAHTNTSVDGEVTDALEQILDMRRELLDQLNKQLGNQLMLAINLQISRQQLMSVNNSLQRTLTQQIFWVSSNKPMDWSWLKDLPSALKQQVKNLHFTLKNGQLRQGLMDSLLLIIPAMVIVGLLWWRRKSIDAYMGKLADDVGQLKRDSQLHTPKAILLLILRTLPGVLVILSLGLWLKRSDNQISSFAWLLSEHLALFWGVFATACLSLKPGGLSERHFNIPASRCAHYRRQTVRLGGALLPLMFWSVVGEKAPLYLVDDVIGQSVMVCNLLLLTILVFPVCRDCWREKERHTVQLIVVTMMAAMPLFLIGLMLNGFFYTTLRLASRWIDSLYLLIVWNIVYFATIRGLSVAARRLAYRRAVARRQNLVKEGAEGSEPVPEAPLALEQISQQSLRLTTMVLFLAFSGAFYWIWADLVTVFSYLDSITLWHYSTANASGTVLQPVTLGNLLVALVIGGVAYVMTRNLPGLLEVLVLSRMQLRQGTSYAITTILTYFITAVGAITSLSSLGVSWDKLQWLVAALSVGLGFGLQEIFANFVSGLIILFERPVRIGDTITIGAFSGSVSKIRIRATTITDFDRKEVIIPNKAFVTERLINWSLSDTITRVLIRIGVAYGSDLDKVKEILLQAARDNPRVMADPEPQVFFLSFGASALDHELRLYVRELRDRSYTVDELNRTIDRLCRENNINIAFNQLEVYLHNTQGKEVQEISRVLTPPQNEGETR; from the coding sequence ATGAAGCGCTGTGCCGCCATTTCTGGTTTATTTCCTATTTCGCTCCGCTCTTTTTCCGATATCTGCTCCTTTATTCGTGCTATGAGTGCACGATGCAGTCGCCGCTGTTTGCCGGGTATCTGGGTCGGCTTATTTGGCATCCTCCTGCTGCAACCCGCATTAGCTGCGGGTAACGATTTGCCCAGTCGGGCTGAGATCCAAAACCGTCTTGATATGCTGAATAAGCAAAAAAGCCTGACTTCGGTAGACAAACTGAGCCAACAGGATCTGACCCAGACACTGGACGTGCTGGACTCTATCGATCGCGTCCGGCAGGAAACCAACCAACTGAAGCAACAGGCGGCACAGGCACCAGCCAAACTTAAGCAGGTGAATGAGGATCTGGTGTCGCTGGGCGGCGCGGCACCGGTGCCCCAGCAATCGTTGGAGCCGCTAGCGTTAAAGCAACTGGAAGCGCGCCTGAATGAAACGCTGGACGATTTGCAGTCAGCACAGGAAAACCTTTCTACTTACAACAGCCAGTTGATCTCGCTGCAAACCCAACCAGAGCGGGTGCAAAGCGCACTGTATGCCGCCTCTCAACGCAGTCAGCAGTTACGCACTCAACTCAGTGGACTGGATCCCTCACAGGAGCCGTTGCGGCCGAGTCAGCAAGTTTTGCTGCAAGCGGAGCAGGTGCTGGTCGGTCTGCAAATGGAGCAACAGCGCAAAAGTTTGGAAGTGAATACCACGTTGCAGGACTTGCTGCAAAAGCAGCGGGATTACACCGCCGCGCAGATAGGCCAACTGGAGCACATGGTGCAGACGTTGCAGGGCGTGATTAACAATAAGCGCCTGACGCTGTCGGAAAAAACGGCCAAAGAGGCACAGAATTCCGATGAGCTGCAACGTATTCAGGAAAACCCGCTGGTGAAAGCGGAAATGGAAACGAATCGTCAACTCAGTCAGCGTCTCATTAAAGCAACGGAAGCGGGAAATACGCTGGTTCAGGAGAGTATTCAGGTTAAAAACTGGCTGGATAGGGCTACGCAATCGGAACGTAACCTGAAAGAGCAGATTACCGTGCTAAAAGGCAGCCTGTTGCTGTCGCGTATTCTTTATCAGCAACAGCAAAATCTGCCGTCGGCTGATGCAATGAGCGATATCAGCGCGCAGATAGCTGACCTGCGTCTGGAGCAGTTTGACATTAACCAGCAACGCGATGTGTTGTTTCGGGGAGATGAATATATCCAGCAACTGGTCGCGCACACTAACACCTCCGTAGATGGTGAAGTGACGGATGCGCTGGAACAGATTCTGGATATGCGCCGCGAGTTACTCGATCAGCTCAATAAACAACTCGGTAATCAATTGATGCTGGCGATTAACCTGCAAATCAGCCGCCAACAGTTGATGAGCGTTAACAATTCACTGCAACGAACCCTGACCCAGCAAATTTTTTGGGTGAGCAGTAATAAGCCGATGGATTGGAGTTGGCTGAAAGATTTGCCGTCGGCGCTGAAACAACAGGTCAAAAACCTGCATTTCACCCTCAAAAATGGGCAACTACGCCAGGGGCTCATGGATTCGCTGCTGCTGATTATCCCGGCAATGGTGATAGTGGGGTTGCTGTGGTGGCGGCGCAAAAGTATCGATGCCTATATGGGGAAACTGGCGGATGACGTGGGGCAACTCAAGCGTGACAGTCAGTTGCATACACCCAAAGCTATCTTGCTGTTGATCCTGCGAACCTTGCCGGGTGTGCTGGTGATTCTGTCGCTGGGGCTATGGCTGAAACGCAGCGATAACCAGATCAGCAGTTTTGCCTGGTTGCTGAGTGAGCATTTAGCATTGTTTTGGGGGGTCTTCGCCACGGCTTGCCTGAGCCTTAAACCGGGGGGCCTGAGCGAACGTCACTTTAATATCCCGGCGTCCCGCTGTGCGCATTACCGGCGTCAGACGGTGCGACTCGGCGGTGCACTACTGCCGTTGATGTTCTGGTCTGTGGTGGGTGAGAAAGCGCCACTGTATCTGGTGGATGATGTTATTGGGCAGAGTGTGATGGTCTGCAACCTGTTGTTGCTGACCATTCTGGTGTTCCCGGTGTGTCGTGACTGCTGGCGCGAGAAAGAACGTCATACCGTGCAATTGATAGTCGTCACCATGATGGCTGCCATGCCGCTGTTCCTGATCGGGTTAATGCTGAATGGGTTTTTCTATACCACATTGCGACTGGCCAGCCGCTGGATTGACAGTCTGTACCTGTTGATCGTCTGGAATATTGTGTATTTCGCGACTATTCGTGGGTTAAGTGTGGCGGCTCGTCGTCTGGCTTATCGCCGCGCGGTGGCACGACGCCAGAACCTGGTCAAGGAAGGCGCGGAAGGTAGTGAACCGGTTCCAGAAGCGCCGCTGGCGTTGGAGCAAATCAGCCAGCAGTCTTTGCGCCTGACGACCATGGTGCTGTTTCTGGCGTTCTCCGGTGCGTTTTACTGGATTTGGGCAGACCTGGTCACTGTTTTCTCTTATCTGGATAGTATCACGCTATGGCATTACAGCACGGCGAATGCCAGTGGTACGGTCTTGCAACCGGTCACTTTGGGTAACTTGCTGGTGGCACTGGTGATTGGTGGTGTGGCGTATGTGATGACGCGTAACCTGCCTGGTTTACTCGAAGTGCTGGTGCTCTCGCGCATGCAGTTGCGGCAGGGCACCTCTTATGCCATCACGACGATACTGACCTATTTTATTACGGCGGTTGGGGCTATTACATCACTCAGTTCCCTCGGGGTCTCCTGGGACAAATTGCAATGGCTGGTGGCGGCATTATCGGTGGGGTTAGGGTTTGGCTTGCAGGAAATTTTCGCCAACTTTGTCTCGGGGCTGATTATTCTGTTCGAACGGCCGGTGCGTATCGGCGATACCATCACGATCGGGGCGTTCTCCGGTTCAGTCAGTAAGATCCGCATTCGGGCCACCACGATCACCGATTTTGACCGTAAGGAGGTGATCATTCCGAACAAGGCGTTCGTGACCGAGCGTTTGATCAACTGGTCATTGTCCGACACCATTACGCGCGTGTTGATCCGTATTGGTGTTGCCTATGGGTCTGATCTGGATAAGGTGAAAGAAATACTGCTACAGGCCGCGCGCGACAATCCACGCGTGATGGCGGATCCGGAACCACAGGTGTTTTTCCTGTCATTTGGCGCGAGTGCGCTCGATCATGAGCTGCGTTTATATGTGCGTGAACTGCGCGATCGCAGCTATACCGTTGATGAATTGAACCGCACTATCGACAGACTGTGTCGCGAGAATAATATCAACATTGCCTTCAACCAGCTTGAGGTGTATCTGCACAATACGCAGGGCAAAGAAGTACAGGAAATATCCCGCGTGCTGACGCCACCGCAGAATGAGGGTGAAACCCGGTAG
- the rsmS gene encoding pleiotropic regulatory protein RsmS, with the protein MSLENETPDVKLAVDLIMLLEDNHIEPEVVLAALEIVRRDYQLKANAPAQTPA; encoded by the coding sequence ATGTCGCTGGAAAACGAAACGCCAGACGTTAAACTGGCGGTCGATCTCATCATGCTGCTGGAAGACAATCACATTGAGCCAGAGGTGGTACTGGCCGCGCTGGAAATCGTCCGCCGGGATTATCAGCTAAAAGCCAACGCTCCCGCGCAAACACCGGCCTGA
- the priC gene encoding primosomal replication protein PriC produces MDTQALLAVLTRQIDTLAQAVEPIAARQAPRSRFDRQLFSCYGTRLGDYLDEIRLNYQHLQQYVQEQRQDRVAFMAEKLLTQMTALQRELATQPLREHEPTTPAPQDRYQKLAEYQGYERRLLAMIQDRESLLATQSTLSEQQRLQRELAALEGRLTRCRQALSKLERQIERQEQGY; encoded by the coding sequence ATGGATACACAGGCATTGCTGGCCGTGCTGACACGCCAGATTGATACGCTGGCGCAAGCCGTCGAACCGATTGCCGCGCGACAAGCTCCCCGGTCACGTTTTGACCGTCAGCTTTTCAGCTGTTACGGTACCAGGCTCGGTGATTATCTCGACGAAATCCGCCTTAATTACCAGCATCTGCAACAGTATGTGCAGGAACAGCGTCAGGACAGGGTCGCATTCATGGCCGAGAAATTGCTGACACAAATGACAGCGCTCCAGCGAGAGCTGGCGACGCAGCCATTACGGGAACATGAACCCACAACGCCAGCACCGCAGGACCGTTATCAAAAGCTGGCTGAATATCAGGGTTATGAGCGTCGACTACTGGCGATGATTCAGGACAGGGAGAGCCTGCTGGCAACCCAAAGTACGCTCAGCGAACAACAGCGCCTGCAACGCGAACTGGCAGCGCTGGAAGGCCGCCTGACTCGTTGCCGCCAGGCGCTCTCAAAACTGGAACGGCAGATTGAACGTCAGGAACAGGGATATTGA
- the miaE gene encoding tRNA isopentenyl-2-thiomethyl-A-37 hydroxylase MiaE: MFEHSILDPIHAFLQATTPDEWIDEARKPENLPTLLRDHVLCELKAAQSALFLLRRYAVEQDIRHQLQEWIAPYEKFAFRGVGDMQTLKANALISRQITARANCHYSQDMIDKMVLLIREELHHFYQVLEVMEQHGISYQNIPASRYARGMTQHMKTHEPDALVDKLIIGAFIEARSCERFARLAPHLEESLRKFYISLLRSEARHYQDYLALAQQIAGQDISARIAFFAQTEARLITSPDNDFKFHSGKPAFSTH; encoded by the coding sequence ATGTTTGAACATTCCATCCTCGACCCGATTCACGCCTTTCTTCAGGCCACTACACCCGATGAGTGGATTGACGAAGCCCGCAAACCGGAAAACCTGCCCACGCTGTTGCGCGACCACGTACTGTGTGAGTTGAAAGCCGCCCAAAGCGCGCTGTTTCTGCTCCGACGTTATGCTGTCGAGCAGGATATCAGGCATCAATTGCAGGAGTGGATTGCCCCGTATGAGAAGTTTGCCTTTCGGGGAGTGGGCGACATGCAGACGCTGAAAGCCAATGCGCTGATTTCGCGGCAGATTACCGCACGCGCCAACTGCCATTACAGTCAGGACATGATCGATAAAATGGTGCTGTTGATCCGTGAAGAATTACACCATTTTTATCAGGTGCTGGAAGTCATGGAGCAACACGGTATTTCTTACCAGAACATACCCGCCAGCCGTTACGCGCGTGGCATGACGCAACACATGAAAACACATGAGCCGGATGCGCTGGTGGACAAGTTAATTATCGGTGCCTTTATCGAAGCCCGCTCCTGCGAACGCTTCGCCAGACTAGCTCCGCATTTGGAAGAGAGCCTGCGCAAGTTCTATATTTCACTACTGCGCTCCGAAGCACGGCACTATCAGGATTACCTTGCTTTGGCACAACAGATTGCCGGACAGGATATTAGCGCGCGTATCGCGTTTTTCGCGCAGACAGAAGCACGGTTGATTACCAGCCCGGACAACGATTTCAAATTCCACAGCGGCAAACCGGCTTTCAGCACACACTGA
- a CDS encoding DUF454 family protein: protein MYRIVLITVGWLAVVLAALGVVLPLLPTTPFLLLAAWCFARSSPRFHDWLLYRSWFGSYLRHWQQHRALPPGVKVKAVIVVIATFSLSLWLVEVSWVRGMLLVILAVLLTFMLRLPVIDPKQ, encoded by the coding sequence ATGTATCGGATAGTGTTGATAACCGTAGGGTGGCTGGCGGTGGTGCTGGCAGCGCTGGGCGTGGTGTTGCCGTTGCTGCCGACTACGCCGTTTTTACTGCTGGCGGCCTGGTGCTTTGCCCGCTCCTCACCACGGTTTCACGACTGGTTGTTGTATCGTTCCTGGTTTGGTAGTTACCTGCGTCACTGGCAACAGCACCGTGCCCTGCCTCCGGGCGTCAAAGTCAAAGCAGTTATCGTGGTTATCGCGACCTTCTCCTTGTCATTGTGGCTGGTGGAAGTCAGTTGGGTCAGGGGGATGCTGCTGGTTATTCTGGCGGTGTTGCTGACGTTTATGCTGCGTTTACCGGTTATTGATCCGAAGCAATAG